A genomic stretch from Candidatus Zymogenaceae bacterium includes:
- a CDS encoding 3',5'-cyclic-nucleotide phosphodiesterase — MRIKVLGCDGGLHPGFSSPAYLVNGSVLFDAGQVVTELSIDQQDRVRDVFITHFHLDHCKDIAFLSDNALGRPNLPIRVYASHKTIEYFQKYFFNNINWPDFTAIISDGSPVVELIGFGIGDEMTVQGLSVRTFPLMHVIESAGYIIGKDGSRFIYTGDTGPSELLWRTVNEHGDIKAVIVETSFPNELQNIADVSGHYTPQTLARDLQGLARDDVIIYVHHLKPNHYDQVQREIEAIGRSNIIILRHGQVLNV; from the coding sequence ATGAGAATAAAGGTACTCGGGTGTGATGGCGGGCTTCACCCGGGCTTTTCATCACCCGCCTACCTTGTAAATGGCTCTGTCCTGTTCGATGCCGGTCAGGTGGTAACGGAATTATCCATCGATCAGCAGGACCGGGTACGTGACGTGTTCATTACGCATTTCCACCTGGATCATTGCAAGGATATCGCCTTTTTATCGGACAATGCTCTGGGACGGCCAAACCTCCCCATCCGCGTGTATGCGTCTCACAAGACCATAGAGTATTTTCAAAAATATTTTTTTAACAACATAAACTGGCCGGATTTCACCGCTATCATCTCCGATGGATCTCCGGTGGTGGAGCTGATCGGGTTCGGGATCGGGGATGAGATGACCGTGCAGGGCCTTTCGGTCCGCACGTTTCCGCTCATGCACGTGATCGAGTCGGCGGGATATATCATCGGTAAGGACGGCTCACGATTCATTTACACCGGCGATACCGGTCCCAGCGAGCTGTTGTGGAGAACGGTAAACGAACACGGCGATATAAAGGCGGTTATCGTCGAGACGTCCTTTCCGAACGAGCTTCAAAATATCGCGGACGTCAGCGGGCATTATACGCCCCAGACACTGGCCCGGGACCTTCAGGGCCTTGCCAGGGATGACGTCATCATCTATGTCCATCACCTCAAACCGAATCATTATGATCAGGTACAGAGAGAGATCGAGGCGATCGGAAGGTCGAATATCATCATCCTCAGGCACGGCCAGGTGCTCAACGTGTGA
- a CDS encoding Crp/Fnr family transcriptional regulator, with translation MSAEDILLKKYGRDFTKGTILFEEGDSSSKEMYVIHAGKVKISKKLGDQETILAHFGKGEFFGEMAILNNKPRSATAEVVEDSTLLVIDPKTFEDMVKSNSDVSFRMIKKLADRLDETDKKIELLMIKDGNSRVIHTLERLCESDGRKQNGEISIPLTIEGLSSKAGVRMQMVQDIVGKLERAKIVSVSPDTFTVLNTERLKQYFEFLILKEEFGDLG, from the coding sequence ATGTCCGCAGAAGACATTTTGTTGAAAAAATATGGTCGTGATTTTACCAAGGGCACGATTCTGTTTGAAGAAGGGGATTCCTCAAGCAAGGAGATGTATGTCATTCATGCGGGTAAGGTGAAAATCTCAAAGAAGCTGGGTGATCAGGAAACGATACTCGCCCATTTCGGCAAGGGCGAGTTTTTCGGGGAGATGGCGATCCTGAACAACAAGCCCAGATCTGCCACGGCGGAGGTTGTTGAAGACAGCACGCTTCTGGTAATCGATCCAAAAACGTTCGAGGACATGGTCAAGAGCAATTCCGATGTATCGTTTCGAATGATCAAGAAGCTGGCCGATCGTCTTGACGAGACGGATAAAAAAATAGAACTGTTGATGATAAAGGACGGTAACAGCCGGGTTATTCATACCCTTGAAAGGCTGTGCGAATCCGATGGGCGGAAACAGAATGGAGAGATCAGCATTCCTTTGACGATAGAGGGACTCTCATCCAAGGCCGGTGTGCGGATGCAAATGGTACAGGATATCGTCGGAAAACTTGAAAGGGCGAAAATTGTCAGCGTATCTCCGGATACGTTTACCGTTCTCAACACCGAAAGGCTCAAGCAATACTTCGAATTCCTCATACTCAAAGAGGAGTTCGGAGACTTGGGATAG
- a CDS encoding GAF domain-containing protein, giving the protein MRFSELAHFAVILNSSLDAQTVKERAIEAVDHLMECEVGSLLLLDEQTQELYFEVALGEKGDAVKTIRLKPGEGIAGWVAEHNEPLLINEVKQDSRHSQRADDTSQFRTRNMVCVPLVVKDEIIGVLQAINKTYERNFTEDDLSLLVSLSHQVAIAVDNARLYEELRETFFQTVEALADAIEKRDPYTGDHTKRVMQYSMAVITQLSINQNDEENLRLASILHDVGKIGIEDSILRKDTMLSDSEFDIIKEHPETGATILGHIKMLKDAIPGIMHHHERMDGTGYPLGLTGGDIPLIARIIAVVDTFDAMTTDRPYRKAMDDRDAIEELRRFSGTQFDAHIVDAFISAYNKGLVR; this is encoded by the coding sequence ATGCGGTTTTCGGAGTTGGCGCACTTTGCGGTCATATTGAATTCGTCGCTGGATGCACAAACGGTCAAGGAGCGGGCGATCGAGGCCGTCGATCACCTTATGGAGTGTGAGGTCGGTTCTTTGTTGCTTTTAGATGAACAGACTCAAGAGCTCTATTTTGAAGTGGCGCTGGGTGAAAAAGGGGATGCGGTCAAAACAATCAGGCTCAAGCCGGGGGAGGGTATCGCGGGGTGGGTGGCTGAACACAACGAGCCGCTTCTGATAAACGAGGTCAAGCAGGATTCACGTCATTCACAGCGGGCGGACGACACCTCACAATTTCGCACCAGGAACATGGTGTGCGTTCCCCTGGTGGTGAAAGACGAGATTATCGGCGTACTGCAGGCGATCAACAAGACCTATGAAAGAAACTTTACCGAGGATGACCTGTCGCTTTTGGTATCTCTCTCTCATCAGGTGGCCATCGCCGTAGACAATGCCCGTCTGTATGAAGAATTGAGGGAAACGTTTTTTCAAACGGTCGAGGCCCTGGCGGATGCCATAGAAAAACGGGATCCATATACCGGCGATCATACCAAGCGCGTCATGCAGTACAGCATGGCGGTTATCACACAGCTTTCCATCAATCAAAACGATGAGGAAAACCTGCGCCTCGCCTCGATTCTTCACGATGTGGGGAAAATAGGCATTGAAGATTCAATACTCAGAAAAGACACCATGCTGTCGGATTCGGAATTTGATATCATCAAGGAACATCCAGAGACGGGTGCGACGATTCTGGGACATATCAAGATGCTCAAGGACGCCATTCCGGGCATTATGCACCACCATGAACGCATGGATGGGACGGGGTATCCCTTGGGATTGACGGGGGGGGACATACCGCTGATCGCCCGCATTATTGCGGTGGTGGATACGTTTGACGCCATGACCACCGATCGTCCCTACCGCAAGGCCATGGATGACCGGGATGCCATCGAAGAGCTGCGGCGATTTTCCGGCACCCAGTTCGATGCTCATATCGTCGACGCATTTATATCCGCCTATAATAAAGGTCTCGTCAGGTGA